A DNA window from Mastomys coucha isolate ucsf_1 unplaced genomic scaffold, UCSF_Mcou_1 pScaffold21, whole genome shotgun sequence contains the following coding sequences:
- the Sprn gene encoding shadow of prion protein — translation MNWTAATCWALLLAAAFLCDSCLAKGGRGGARGSARGVRGGARGASRVRVRPAPRYGSSLRVAAAGAAAGAAAGVAAGLATGSGWRRTSGPGELGLEDDETGAIGGNGTDRGVYSYWAWTSGSGSVHSPRFCLLLGGTLGALELLRP, via the coding sequence ATGAACTGGACTGCTGCCACGTGCTGGGCTCTGCTGCTGGCAGCCGCCTTCCTTTGTGACAGCTGTTTGGCCAAGGGCGGCCGCGGAGGCGCTCGAGGCAGTGCCCGAGGGGTGCGCGGAGGTGCGCGCGGGGCATCAAGAGTGCGTGTAAGGCCGGCGCCCCGCTACGGCTCCTCTCTGCGCGTGGCGGCTGCAGGGGCAGCAGCTGGGGCTGCGGCGGGTGTGGCTGCGGGCCTTGCCACTGGCTCTGGCTGGAGGAGGACCTCAGGGCCTGGAGAGCTAGGCCTGGAGGATGATGAGACCGGGGCAATAGGAGGCAATGGGACCGACCGAGGAGTCTACAGCTACTGGGCCTGGACTTCTGGCTCAGGGTCCGTGCACAGTCCACGTTTTTGTCTGCTTCTGGGCGGCACCCTTGGTGCCCTAGAACTGCTTCGGCCCTAG